The following coding sequences are from one Syngnathus acus chromosome 12, fSynAcu1.2, whole genome shotgun sequence window:
- the clic3 gene encoding chloride intracellular channel protein 3: protein MAQKREDRNNDNPNIELFVKASNDAESVGNCPFSQRLFMILWLKKVKFLLTTVDMKRAPDVLKKLAPGSQPPFLVFNDDVKTDVNKIEEFLEEKLAPPKYPKLCCRYKESLSAGEDIFRKFSAYIKNPIPGLNDMLQKNFLSTLVKLNMYLETPLPHELDQNPYATESTRPYLDGDSLTLADCNLLPKLNIVKVVCKMYRDFDIPAELKGLKRYLDNAYKREEFRMSCPKDVEILIAYQSVAKYLNK from the exons ATGGCCCAAAAAAGGGAGGACAGAAACAATGACAATCCCAACATTGAGCTGTTTGTCAAG GCCAGCAATGATGCTGAAAGTGTGGGTAACTGTCCTTTCTCTCAGAGACTCTTCATGATTCTCTGGTTAAAAAAGGTCAAATTTCTACTCACCACAGTCGACATGAAAAG AGCACCAGATGTGTTGAAGAAATTAGCTCCGGGCTCTCAGCCTCCATTCCTGGTCTTCAACGATGACGTCAAAACAGACGTTAATAAGATTGAGGAGTTCCTGGAGGAGAAATTAGCGCCACCAAA GTATCCCAAATTGTGCTGTCGATACAAGGAGTCCCTGTCGGCCGGAGAAGACATCTTCCGTAAATTCTCAGCGTATATTAAGAATCCCATCCCTGGATTAAATGACA tgtTACAGAAGAACTTCCTATCAACCCTGGTGAAGCTCAACATGTACTTGGAGACACCGCTGCCTCATGAGTTGGACCAGAACCCATACGCTACAGAATCTACACGTCCCTACCTGGATGGAGACTCGCTCACTTTGGCTGACTGCAACCTGCTTCCCAAACTCAACATTGTCAAG GTGGTGTGCAAGATGTACCGCGACTTTGACATCCCTGCCGAACTAAAAGGCCTCAAACGTTACCTGGACAACGCCTACAAAAGGGAGGAGTTTCGCATGAGTTGCCCAAAGGATGTAGAGATCCTCATCGCGTACCAATCTGTGGCCAAGTATCTTAATAA